One stretch of Bombina bombina isolate aBomBom1 chromosome 7, aBomBom1.pri, whole genome shotgun sequence DNA includes these proteins:
- the LOC128665822 gene encoding small nuclear ribonucleoprotein Sm D3: protein MSIGVPIKVLHEAEGHVVTCETNTGEVYRGKLIEAEDNMNCQMSNITVTYRDGRVAQLEQVYIRGSKIRFLILPDMLKNAPMLKSMKNKNQGSGAGRGKAAILKAQVAARGRGRGMGRGNIFQKRR, encoded by the coding sequence ATGTCTATTGGAGTGCCCATCAAAGTCCTGCATGAAGCAGAAGGACACGTAGTCACATGCGAAACAAACACAGGAGAAGTGTACAGGGGCAAGTTAATTGAAGCCGAGGATAACATGAATTGTCAAATGTCAAACATTACAGTAACATACAGGGATGGCAGAGTGGCACAGCTGGAGCAGGTGTACATCAGAGGCAGCAAAATAAGATTCCTCATTCTTCCAGACATGTTAAAGAATGCCCCTATGTTAAAGAGTATGAAGAATAAAAATCAGGGTTCGGGTGCTGGCAGAGGGAAAGCTGCTATCCTCAAAGCCCAAGTGGCAGCAAGAGGCAGAGGACGTGGAATGGGACGTGGAAATATTTTCCAAAAACGGCGATAA